Genomic segment of Paracholeplasma morum:
TTACTGACCCAAGTGAACAAGATATCTGGGATAGCCTTTACGTTAAACAACCAGTAGACTTATTGATTAGAACCTCCGGTGAGCAAAGACTTTCAAACTACTTGCTGTGGCAAATGAGTTATGCAGAAATGTACTTTACAAAGGTCCACTGGCCAGCTTTTAATAAACGCAGACTCATTAAAGCAATTAAACACTACAATAAACGCGATAGACGTTATGGAGGACTTAAAAAATGAAACAACGAATTATTACAGGGCTAGCTCTGCTAGCGATATTCATCCCTATTGTCATTTTAGAACCATTATTTTTAGTGTTCCAAATAATGATGATTCTAATGGTGATTGTAGGGGCTATAGAACTAATTAACATGTATAACAAAGAAAAAAAGTTCTCCAAAATTCCAATGATAGCAACCATTATTGCTGCAGTATTAACGTATCTATCCGCTGTACTTGCTTGGAGTAGTGATCCAATCGAAAACACGCTGACGCCAATTGATATTAAAATTAACTTCGTATCTATCGCAATGGTAGTTGTATTCTTTATGTTTGGATTAATCGTATTTTACGATGATTATGACGGCTCTGATATCGGTAAGTCGATTACGATTATCTACTATATGGGCTTAGGTGCCGCCGCAATATCCATTTTAAGACTAATTGGGGTTCGATTCATAGTCTATCTCTTCATCGTAACGATAGCCACCGACATGTTTGCCTATTTCTTTGGGATTAGGTTTGGAAAACACAAGATGAGTCCAAAGATTAGTCCTAAGAAATCTTGGGAGGGTGCAATTGCAGGTACGCTAATTGCAACCGTTTTAGCTAGCTGTTTTGCCCTATTTTATGGGTTTCTATTTGAACCAGGGTCGTTCTTAAATCGTACTGGTCAAATGACACTGCTTGAAAACATCACAAGTATTGGGTCTAAAGAGATTTATATCCAAGCATTAGTGATTGTGCCAATTACACTGGTTGCATCCGTGCTAGGTCAAATAGGCGATCTTGTTGCATCCAGATTAAAAAGAACTTATAAAGTTAAAGATTTTGGGAAGGTCTTTCCTGGCCATGGTGGCGTATTAGATCGCTTTGATTCAGCAATCTTTGTATCACTCTTCTTAGTTGCCATCTTCATGGCCTTGAATCAAGTGTTCCCAGCATGAAAAACATCATATTACTTGGTGGTAGCGGCTCTATAGGAAGACAAACCCTAGATATTTTAGCTCAATACCCAAAGAAATTTAAACTATTAGGTATCTCATTAGGCGATAGAGACATCGATTATAACTTAGATGTAATCGAATCATTTAATCCGGTTATGGTTTGCTTAAGAAGCACAAATGACTTAGAAACTTATCAAAACTTATACCCAAATGTTCTATACGTAATTGGTGATGAAGGATTACTCACTTTATCAAAGTTAGAACAAAAGGCTATTTTAGTGAATGCACTAATGGGGTCTGTAGGCCTTAAACCAACTGTAGAGGCCATTAAGTCCGGCAAGGACATTGCCTTGGCCAATAAAGAAACATTGGTTATGGCGGGTGATTTAATCAATGAATTAGTTAAGACCTATAAGGTGAAACTATTACCGATTGATTCTGAACACAATGCGCTTCTTCAAGCCATTTTAGGTGAGAATAAAAAAGATGTCTTAAATGTTACGATCACAGCCTCTGGTGGATCTTTTAGAGATTTATCAAGAGAAGACTTGATGAATGTATCTAAAGAGGATGCTTTAAAACATCCAAATTGGAGCATGGGTGAAAAGATTACCATTGATAGCGCAACGATGATGAATAAAGGATTAGAAGTCATCGAGGCACACCATTTGTTTAATCTTCCTTATGATAGAATTCACACAATCATTCACAGAGAATCTATTATCCACGGAATGGTAACGTACCAAGATCAATCGACAAAAGCCATTTTAGGATACCCAAATA
This window contains:
- a CDS encoding phosphatidate cytidylyltransferase, whose translation is MKQRIITGLALLAIFIPIVILEPLFLVFQIMMILMVIVGAIELINMYNKEKKFSKIPMIATIIAAVLTYLSAVLAWSSDPIENTLTPIDIKINFVSIAMVVVFFMFGLIVFYDDYDGSDIGKSITIIYYMGLGAAAISILRLIGVRFIVYLFIVTIATDMFAYFFGIRFGKHKMSPKISPKKSWEGAIAGTLIATVLASCFALFYGFLFEPGSFLNRTGQMTLLENITSIGSKEIYIQALVIVPITLVASVLGQIGDLVASRLKRTYKVKDFGKVFPGHGGVLDRFDSAIFVSLFLVAIFMALNQVFPA
- the dxr gene encoding 1-deoxy-D-xylulose-5-phosphate reductoisomerase, whose translation is MKNIILLGGSGSIGRQTLDILAQYPKKFKLLGISLGDRDIDYNLDVIESFNPVMVCLRSTNDLETYQNLYPNVLYVIGDEGLLTLSKLEQKAILVNALMGSVGLKPTVEAIKSGKDIALANKETLVMAGDLINELVKTYKVKLLPIDSEHNALLQAILGENKKDVLNVTITASGGSFRDLSREDLMNVSKEDALKHPNWSMGEKITIDSATMMNKGLEVIEAHHLFNLPYDRIHTIIHRESIIHGMVTYQDQSTKAILGYPNMRMPILYALSYPRHLALDAKPLNLDELKKLTFEPMDLTRFPLLKLAYEVGIKGGLYPVVMNAANEKAVKLFLEGQISFLDIERLVYNAVSNYKETIKKPSLEDILRVNQEIYESVGI